The Caballeronia sp. Lep1P3 genome window below encodes:
- the fliG gene encoding flagellar motor switch protein FliG, with the protein MNAEGLNKAALLLMSIGEEEAADVFKYLAPREVQKIGATMASLKNVTREQLDNVLTEFVVEAEKHTALSLDSSEYIRTVLTKALGETKAGALIDRILQGSDTSGIEGLKWMDSGAVAELIKNEHPQIIATILVHLDRDQASEIVALLTDRLRNDVLLRIATLDGIQPAALRELDDVLTTLLSGSDNLKRAPMGGIRTAAEILNFMSSNHEEGVLSNVREYDAELAQKIIDQMFVFENLLDLEDRAIQLLLKEVESETLIVSLKGAQPGLRQKFLSNMSQRAAELLAEDLDSRGPVRVSEVEQQQRKILQIVRNLAENGQIQLGGKAEDAYV; encoded by the coding sequence ATGAACGCTGAAGGCCTGAATAAAGCCGCCCTCCTGCTGATGTCGATCGGCGAGGAAGAAGCCGCCGACGTTTTCAAGTATCTCGCCCCGCGCGAGGTGCAGAAGATCGGCGCGACGATGGCGTCGCTCAAGAACGTGACCCGCGAGCAGCTCGACAACGTGCTGACCGAGTTCGTCGTGGAAGCGGAAAAACACACCGCGCTCTCGCTGGATTCGAGCGAATACATCCGCACCGTGCTGACGAAGGCGCTCGGCGAAACCAAGGCCGGCGCGCTCATCGACCGCATTCTGCAAGGCAGCGACACGAGCGGCATCGAAGGCCTGAAGTGGATGGACTCGGGCGCGGTCGCGGAACTCATCAAGAACGAGCATCCGCAGATCATCGCGACGATCCTCGTGCATCTGGACCGCGATCAGGCGTCGGAAATCGTGGCGCTTCTGACCGACCGCCTGCGCAACGACGTGCTGCTGCGCATCGCGACGCTCGACGGCATTCAGCCCGCCGCGCTGCGCGAACTCGACGACGTGCTGACGACGCTCCTCTCCGGCAGCGACAACCTGAAGCGCGCGCCGATGGGCGGCATCCGCACGGCGGCGGAAATTCTCAACTTCATGTCGAGCAATCACGAAGAAGGCGTGCTGTCGAACGTGCGCGAATACGACGCCGAACTCGCGCAGAAGATCATCGACCAGATGTTCGTGTTCGAGAACCTGCTCGACCTGGAAGACCGCGCGATCCAGTTGCTGCTGAAGGAAGTGGAATCCGAAACGCTGATCGTCTCGCTCAAGGGCGCGCAGCCGGGACTGCGTCAGAAGTTCCTGTCGAACATGTCGCAGCGCGCGGCCGAACTGCTCGCGGAAGACCTCGATTCGCGCGGTCCGGTGCGCGTCTCGGAAGTGGAGCAGCAGCAGCGCAAGATTCTGCAAATCGTGCGCAATCTCGCAGAAAACGGCCAGATCCAGCTAGGCGGCAAGGCGGAGGACGCGTATGTCTGA
- the fliF gene encoding flagellar basal-body MS-ring/collar protein FliF, with translation METPNNSLITPDARMGLAGAQPGAAAAPAAGSLGGGFAQRVPMLSQFRSNPRVPLIIAVAVLAMVVAGLVMWSRQPDYRVLFSNLSDRDGGAIVTALQQGNIPYKLSDGGGAILVPAEQVHETRLRLASQGLPKNGSVGFELMDNQKFGISQFAEQINYQRALEGELERTIGSISSVKSARVHLAIPKPSVFVRDKELPTASVLINLYPGRVLDEGQVLAIAHMVSSGVPDMPVRNVNIVDQDGNLLTSQSAVNGLDASQLKYVQQIEHNTQKRIDAILAPLFGAGNARSQVSADIDFSKLEQTAESYGPNANPQSTAIRSQQSSESSETSGSGASGVPGALSNQPPQPASAPIDAAASGAAATKATPTNLRKDTTTNYEVDRTVRHFEQATGGIKRLSVAVVVNYERQIDAKGKVTMTPLTADKLAQVQQLVKDAMGFDEKRGDSVNVVNSAFSSDLDATPDVPWWRTPDMIARGISLAKYVGIGIVALFLYFSMVKPAMRRAFPPPEPAAPSLGSPDDLSVLDGPSFNGEKKDDEDKDAEVNLLGHESNKAKFDRNLDYARMIARQDARIVATVVKNWVSDER, from the coding sequence ATGGAAACGCCCAACAATTCATTGATCACGCCCGACGCCAGAATGGGCCTGGCGGGTGCGCAGCCCGGCGCGGCCGCGGCGCCCGCCGCGGGCTCGCTCGGCGGCGGCTTCGCGCAGCGCGTGCCGATGCTCTCGCAGTTCCGCTCGAACCCGCGCGTGCCGCTGATCATCGCGGTCGCGGTGCTCGCGATGGTCGTCGCCGGTCTCGTCATGTGGTCGCGCCAGCCGGATTACCGCGTGCTCTTCAGCAATCTGTCGGATCGCGACGGCGGCGCAATCGTTACCGCGCTCCAGCAGGGCAACATTCCGTACAAGCTCTCCGACGGCGGCGGGGCGATCCTCGTGCCGGCCGAGCAGGTTCACGAAACGCGTCTGCGTCTCGCGAGCCAGGGCCTGCCGAAGAACGGCTCGGTCGGCTTCGAGCTGATGGACAACCAGAAGTTCGGCATCAGCCAGTTCGCCGAGCAGATCAACTATCAGCGCGCGCTCGAAGGCGAGCTGGAGCGCACCATCGGCTCCATTTCGTCGGTGAAGTCGGCGCGCGTGCATCTGGCCATTCCGAAGCCGAGCGTCTTCGTGCGCGACAAGGAACTGCCGACCGCCTCCGTGCTCATCAACCTGTATCCGGGCCGCGTGCTGGACGAAGGCCAGGTGCTCGCGATCGCGCACATGGTGTCGTCGGGCGTGCCGGACATGCCGGTGCGCAACGTGAACATCGTCGATCAGGACGGCAACCTGCTCACGAGCCAGAGCGCGGTGAATGGCCTCGATGCGTCGCAACTGAAGTACGTGCAGCAGATCGAGCACAACACGCAAAAGCGCATCGACGCGATCCTCGCGCCGCTCTTCGGCGCCGGCAATGCGCGCTCGCAGGTGAGCGCCGACATCGACTTCTCGAAGCTCGAGCAGACCGCCGAGAGCTACGGCCCGAACGCCAATCCGCAAAGCACGGCGATTCGCAGCCAGCAGTCGAGCGAATCGAGCGAAACGTCGGGCAGCGGCGCGTCGGGCGTGCCGGGCGCGCTCTCGAATCAGCCGCCGCAGCCGGCTTCCGCGCCGATCGACGCGGCGGCATCGGGGGCGGCCGCGACGAAAGCCACGCCGACGAATCTGCGCAAGGACACGACGACCAACTACGAAGTCGATCGCACCGTGCGCCACTTCGAGCAGGCGACGGGCGGCATCAAGCGTCTGTCGGTCGCGGTGGTCGTCAATTACGAAAGGCAGATCGACGCGAAGGGCAAGGTCACGATGACGCCGCTCACCGCCGACAAGCTCGCGCAAGTGCAGCAGCTCGTGAAGGACGCGATGGGCTTCGACGAAAAGCGCGGCGATTCGGTGAACGTGGTCAACAGCGCATTTTCGTCGGACCTCGACGCGACGCCGGACGTCCCGTGGTGGCGCACGCCCGACATGATCGCGCGCGGCATTTCGCTCGCGAAGTACGTGGGCATCGGCATCGTCGCGCTGTTCCTCTACTTCAGCATGGTGAAGCCGGCGATGCGCCGCGCGTTCCCGCCGCCCGAACCCGCCGCGCCCTCGCTCGGCTCGCCGGACGACCTCTCTGTGCTGGACGGCCCTTCTTTCAACGGCGAGAAGAAGGACGATGAAGACAAGGATGCCGAGGTGAATCTCCTCGGTCATGAAAGCAACAAGGCGAAATTCGATCGCAATCTCGACTACGCGCGGATGATCGCGCGTCAGGACGCGAGAATCGTCGCGACGGTCGTCAAGAACTGGGTGTCCGATGAACGCTGA
- the fliE gene encoding flagellar hook-basal body complex protein FliE: MNFPINPLSAALGAIQSMSAQAAGGAGSASTVASGAVAGQGGSGAVSAGSFADALKSSIDKISDNQTSALNEAHAFEIGAPNVSLNDVMVDMQKANVGLQFGLQVRNKLVSAYNDIMQISV; encoded by the coding sequence ATGAACTTTCCGATCAATCCGCTTTCCGCCGCGCTCGGCGCCATTCAGTCGATGTCGGCGCAGGCCGCCGGCGGCGCGGGCAGCGCATCCACGGTCGCGTCCGGCGCGGTCGCGGGTCAGGGCGGCTCGGGCGCGGTGAGCGCGGGCAGTTTCGCGGACGCGCTGAAATCGTCGATCGACAAGATCAGCGACAACCAGACGAGCGCGCTCAACGAAGCGCACGCATTCGAGATCGGCGCGCCGAACGTATCGCTCAACGACGTGATGGTGGACATGCAGAAGGCGAACGTCGGCCTGCAATTCGGGCTGCAGGTGCGCAACAAGCTCGTCTCCGCCTACAACGACATCATGCAAATCTCCGTCTGA
- the fliS gene encoding flagellar export chaperone FliS → MFSQGQAGANAYARVGVQTGVMGASPHRLIVMLYQGARQAIAQARMHLQQNNVSARGMAISKAISIIESGLQQALNKEAGGEIAQRLDALYAYMTRRLLEANMQQDEKMLVEVDDLLATLEEAWVGIGQEVAQMTAAAV, encoded by the coding sequence ATGTTTTCGCAGGGACAGGCGGGAGCCAACGCATACGCGCGCGTCGGCGTTCAGACAGGCGTCATGGGAGCCAGCCCGCACCGGCTCATCGTGATGCTCTATCAGGGCGCGCGGCAGGCCATCGCGCAGGCGCGGATGCATTTGCAGCAGAACAACGTGAGCGCACGCGGCATGGCGATCAGCAAGGCGATCAGCATCATCGAGAGCGGTTTGCAGCAGGCGTTGAACAAGGAAGCGGGCGGCGAGATCGCGCAGCGACTCGACGCGCTCTACGCCTACATGACGCGCCGTCTGCTCGAGGCGAACATGCAGCAGGACGAGAAGATGCTCGTGGAAGTCGACGACCTGCTCGCGACGCTGGAAGAAGCGTGGGTGGGAATCGGACAGGAAGTGGCACAGATGACCGCGGCGGCAGTCTGA
- a CDS encoding flagellar protein FliT: protein MKTTEQYFAHYEAIAALSAQMLMAAREGEWSDLKAMQGTYRELIDQLKETDAGSVLDETARARKLHLVKKILADDAAIRDLSSPSLARLSALFTVNSPARVLKKMIGLR, encoded by the coding sequence ATGAAAACGACAGAACAATACTTCGCTCACTACGAAGCCATCGCCGCGCTTTCCGCACAAATGCTGATGGCGGCGCGCGAAGGCGAATGGAGCGATCTGAAGGCGATGCAGGGTACGTATCGCGAGTTGATCGACCAGTTGAAGGAGACGGACGCGGGCTCGGTACTCGACGAGACCGCCCGGGCGCGCAAGCTCCATCTGGTGAAGAAGATTCTCGCCGATGACGCCGCCATCCGCGATCTGAGTTCGCCGAGTCTCGCGCGGCTCTCCGCGCTTTTTACGGTCAACAGCCCGGCGCGCGTCCTGAAGAAGATGATCGGACTGCGCTAG
- a CDS encoding flagellar hook-length control protein FliK: MTGLDSALAALFASRTDLVLSAIRAADAVNGAAGAAAGRTTTQAGTPSSVDTAQTPTAAASDAGAPAASAQTQLSSVARTLDVISRLGGAAPPVLGDVPLWPTPPRPASAFAALTTGLFDTAFSSNAAAVAAARAASQNLPPLPASVLAGELAKTVGESGLFYESHLAQWLAGQRSAASLGNEPQARADARSLTLPLDFEGEPPLGETHVAPDFPDASPTMPARAVAMPQTPQQAAALAASVRDAPASALSSSQNGGAGANGSTASAPAQAEPHESAMQASMAAGIHPSTLAVVRQQLDVLANGQFRWQGEAWPGTRFQWEIGPEPRDARTPEPAADERAWRTRVTLSLPALGMVDAELVLTGGKLAARIKASDKGAGRLAAQGTAFARQLEAAGIALASFSVRSIDGSADIDLTGDESRAAAKAVRSPLEHLFRASPRGEGGAS; this comes from the coding sequence ATGACTGGACTCGACTCCGCGCTCGCAGCACTCTTCGCCAGCCGCACGGATCTCGTCCTGTCCGCGATCCGCGCGGCCGATGCCGTGAACGGCGCGGCCGGCGCCGCCGCTGGCCGCACGACGACGCAAGCGGGCACCCCGTCTTCCGTCGATACGGCGCAGACGCCGACGGCCGCCGCGAGCGATGCGGGCGCACCGGCGGCATCGGCGCAAACGCAGCTTTCCAGCGTCGCGCGCACGCTCGACGTGATTTCGCGGCTCGGCGGCGCGGCGCCGCCCGTTCTCGGCGACGTCCCGCTGTGGCCGACGCCGCCGCGCCCCGCGAGCGCCTTCGCCGCGCTCACCACCGGACTTTTCGATACCGCGTTCTCGTCGAACGCCGCCGCCGTCGCGGCTGCACGCGCCGCGAGCCAGAATCTGCCGCCGCTGCCGGCATCGGTGCTGGCGGGCGAACTCGCCAAGACCGTCGGCGAGAGCGGGCTTTTCTACGAATCACACCTCGCGCAGTGGCTCGCGGGACAGCGCAGCGCGGCTTCGCTCGGCAACGAGCCGCAGGCGCGCGCCGATGCCCGCTCGCTCACGTTGCCGCTCGATTTCGAGGGCGAACCGCCTCTCGGCGAAACCCACGTTGCGCCCGACTTCCCCGACGCTTCCCCGACGATGCCCGCGCGCGCCGTCGCGATGCCGCAAACGCCGCAGCAGGCGGCGGCGCTCGCGGCATCGGTGCGCGATGCGCCCGCGTCGGCGTTATCGAGCTCGCAGAATGGCGGCGCGGGCGCGAATGGGAGCACGGCGTCCGCGCCCGCGCAGGCGGAACCGCATGAATCGGCGATGCAGGCGTCGATGGCGGCGGGCATTCATCCGTCGACGCTCGCTGTCGTGCGCCAGCAGCTCGACGTGCTCGCCAATGGCCAGTTTCGCTGGCAGGGCGAGGCGTGGCCGGGCACGCGCTTCCAGTGGGAAATCGGCCCCGAGCCGCGCGACGCGCGCACGCCGGAACCCGCCGCCGACGAGCGCGCCTGGCGCACCCGCGTGACGCTTTCGCTGCCCGCGCTCGGCATGGTCGACGCCGAACTGGTGCTGACCGGCGGGAAGCTCGCCGCGCGCATCAAGGCGAGCGACAAGGGCGCGGGCCGGCTCGCGGCCCAGGGCACGGCGTTCGCGCGCCAACTGGAGGCGGCGGGCATCGCGCTGGCGTCGTTTTCGGTGCGTTCGATCGACGGCAGCGCGGACATCGACCTGACGGGCGACGAAAGCCGCGCGGCCGCGAAAGCCGTGCGCTCGCCGCTGGAACATCTCTTTCGCGCATCGCCGCGCGGCGAAGGAGGCGCGTCATGA
- a CDS encoding EscU/YscU/HrcU family type III secretion system export apparatus switch protein, with product MSTPYNRKQATALAYETGNREATPRVVAKGYGLVAEMIVQRAKEAGVYVHDSPEMVSLLMQVDLDSHIPPALYQAVAELLSWVYRLENEEPMRGVR from the coding sequence ATGAGCACGCCCTACAACCGCAAGCAGGCGACGGCGCTCGCCTACGAAACCGGCAACCGCGAAGCGACGCCGCGCGTGGTCGCGAAGGGCTACGGACTCGTCGCGGAAATGATCGTGCAGCGCGCGAAGGAAGCGGGCGTCTATGTGCACGACTCGCCGGAAATGGTGTCGCTGCTGATGCAGGTCGATCTCGATTCGCACATTCCGCCCGCGCTGTATCAGGCGGTGGCGGAGTTGCTGTCGTGGGTTTACCGGCTGGAAAACGAGGAGCCGATGCGCGGCGTGCGCTGA
- a CDS encoding isovaleryl-CoA dehydrogenase encodes MNSPLNDWQAHRFGQTHDVTNQAPPLCDYDPFAADPALGAAVEREGAGWHAEALARDGRALAKPDALALADLANRHTPELATHDARGERVDALEFHPAWHELLRRLRHEGLHALPFEPDARAGSMAARCAGYFLHGQLESGSLCPITMTFASIPVLRNEPALYARLAAPLLSREHDPRDIALEAGKRSMMIGMGMTEKQGGSDVRSNRTRAFSLGAAGRGAAYRLVGHKWFFSAPQCDAHLVLARTADEGALSCFYVPRFAPDGRKNAVQIQRLKDKLGNRSNASSEVEFLDAYGVMIGDEGRGVPTIIEMANTTRLDCVIGSAALMRAALVQAIHHARHRSAFGARLADQPLMRNVLADLALESEAATVLFMRLAGAFEESAASKDALAARAWRRIVTPAAKFWVCKRALEFTGEAMEVWGGNGYVETGPMARFYREAPVNSIWEGSGNVMCLDVLRAFEREQDAAHALFDDWASAGARHPALAAALRALAGMLTDDAASREASARRIAQQLALCAQGVLLARHAPEDVAQAFIETRLGDARGETGRVYGTLPARFDHERIVQRAFER; translated from the coding sequence ATGAATTCGCCCTTGAACGACTGGCAGGCGCATCGTTTCGGACAGACGCACGACGTCACGAACCAGGCGCCGCCGCTCTGCGATTACGACCCGTTCGCCGCCGATCCCGCGCTCGGTGCCGCCGTCGAGCGCGAAGGCGCCGGCTGGCACGCCGAGGCGCTCGCCCGCGACGGCCGCGCGCTCGCGAAGCCCGATGCGCTCGCGCTCGCCGATCTCGCCAACCGCCATACGCCCGAACTCGCCACGCACGATGCGCGCGGCGAACGCGTCGATGCGCTCGAATTTCATCCCGCGTGGCACGAATTGCTGCGGCGTCTGCGGCACGAAGGCCTGCACGCGCTGCCGTTCGAGCCGGACGCGCGAGCCGGATCGATGGCCGCGCGATGCGCCGGCTACTTTCTGCACGGACAGCTCGAATCCGGTTCGCTCTGCCCGATCACGATGACCTTCGCGAGCATCCCCGTTTTGCGCAACGAGCCGGCGCTCTACGCGCGGCTCGCCGCCCCGCTGCTCTCGCGCGAGCACGATCCGCGCGACATCGCGCTGGAAGCGGGCAAGCGCTCGATGATGATCGGCATGGGCATGACCGAGAAACAGGGCGGTTCGGACGTGCGCAGCAACCGCACGCGCGCGTTTTCGCTCGGCGCGGCGGGGCGCGGCGCGGCGTATCGGCTGGTCGGGCACAAATGGTTTTTCTCCGCGCCGCAGTGCGACGCGCATCTCGTGCTCGCGCGCACCGCCGACGAAGGCGCGCTGTCGTGCTTCTACGTGCCGCGCTTCGCACCGGATGGCCGCAAGAACGCGGTTCAGATTCAGCGTCTGAAGGACAAGCTCGGCAATCGCTCGAACGCGAGCAGCGAAGTCGAATTTCTCGATGCCTACGGCGTGATGATCGGCGACGAAGGACGCGGCGTGCCGACGATCATCGAAATGGCGAACACCACGCGGCTCGATTGCGTGATCGGCAGCGCGGCGCTGATGCGCGCGGCGCTCGTCCAGGCGATTCATCACGCGCGGCATCGCAGCGCATTCGGCGCGCGGCTCGCCGATCAGCCGCTGATGCGCAACGTGCTCGCGGATCTCGCGCTGGAATCGGAAGCGGCGACCGTGCTGTTCATGCGGCTCGCGGGCGCGTTCGAGGAGAGCGCGGCGTCGAAGGATGCGCTTGCCGCGCGCGCGTGGCGGCGCATCGTGACGCCGGCGGCGAAGTTCTGGGTCTGCAAGCGCGCGCTCGAATTCACCGGCGAGGCGATGGAAGTCTGGGGCGGCAACGGCTACGTCGAAACCGGGCCGATGGCGCGCTTCTATCGCGAGGCGCCGGTCAATTCGATCTGGGAAGGTTCGGGCAACGTAATGTGCCTCGACGTGCTGCGCGCGTTCGAGCGCGAACAGGACGCGGCGCATGCGCTTTTCGACGACTGGGCGAGCGCGGGCGCGCGCCATCCGGCGCTCGCGGCGGCGCTTCGCGCGCTAGCCGGCATGCTGACGGACGATGCCGCATCGCGCGAGGCGTCGGCGCGGCGCATCGCGCAGCAACTCGCGTTGTGCGCGCAGGGCGTGCTGCTCGCGCGGCATGCGCCGGAAGACGTGGCGCAGGCGTTCATCGAAACGCGGCTCGGCGATGCGCGCGGCGAAACGGGCCGCGTGTACGGCACGTTGCCGGCGCGGTTCGACCATGAGCGAATCGTGCAGCGGGCCTTCGAGCGATAG
- a CDS encoding OmpA family protein translates to MSINLNQLVQGAFNESVLEQAAARVGCSPELAKRVVSLCGPALIGSIMNKASSLEGARALFAAVMSPTVNAHIAEELPMFVTRDEGMRQLLSTSVSVDGAVASHDSVNLLSERISEYTGVAAGATRTLAGAVGATILGLLKRHLTQQNGQVGQLPTLLGHQLPVVRANMTDAFAQALGLGPVGGFLAGVASRLKAVSSHLEHPATQEASAFPLQSDLYPAPQTDEAQPKQSSRKWIWVANAAALALLAALVARGCSTADKPKEDAVDAQADTSAAAVSSAIATDSASASAADAGASASEQASSPAFMPTLMPGKDALASVSVDAAGVPTLKATVGTDEERQHLIDELSSKLGADKFHAKVTVDPDTKPSAWIGKLDKLLPVFTLPGASVQITGDTIQLDGAAADAKLGWMDKLKALFGAGWSVGKAPVREGAASASASAPASASTPASVASVSANSMGCEAPAIARMLNLKPINFRTGSNTPPAAAMAALAKSAETLKECDARATPIKLQIAGYSDNTGEAALNVQLSKKRAESVRAYLVKHGIPANSLTAVGFGEAHPIADNATPAGRMANRRIEFKQLN, encoded by the coding sequence ATGAGCATTAACCTCAATCAGTTGGTACAAGGCGCTTTCAATGAAAGCGTATTGGAGCAGGCCGCCGCGCGCGTCGGCTGCTCGCCGGAGTTGGCCAAGCGCGTCGTGTCGCTGTGCGGCCCCGCACTCATCGGCTCGATCATGAACAAGGCGTCGTCGCTCGAAGGCGCCCGCGCGCTCTTCGCAGCCGTCATGTCGCCGACGGTGAACGCGCACATCGCCGAAGAGCTGCCGATGTTCGTCACGCGCGACGAAGGCATGCGTCAACTTTTGTCGACGAGCGTTTCCGTGGATGGCGCCGTGGCGTCGCACGACAGCGTGAATCTGCTGAGCGAACGCATCTCCGAATACACCGGCGTCGCGGCGGGCGCCACGCGCACGCTGGCGGGCGCGGTCGGCGCGACCATTCTCGGGCTGCTCAAGCGCCATTTGACGCAGCAGAACGGACAGGTCGGCCAGTTGCCGACGCTGCTCGGCCATCAGCTTCCCGTGGTCCGCGCGAACATGACCGATGCGTTCGCGCAGGCGCTCGGGCTCGGCCCGGTCGGTGGCTTCCTCGCGGGCGTCGCGTCGCGGCTGAAGGCAGTGTCGTCGCATCTGGAGCATCCCGCCACGCAGGAGGCGTCCGCGTTCCCGCTTCAGAGCGATCTCTACCCCGCGCCTCAAACCGACGAAGCCCAGCCGAAGCAGAGCAGCCGTAAATGGATCTGGGTCGCGAACGCCGCCGCGCTCGCGCTGTTGGCGGCGCTCGTCGCGCGCGGTTGCTCCACCGCCGACAAGCCGAAGGAAGACGCCGTGGACGCGCAGGCGGACACGTCGGCGGCGGCGGTGTCGTCGGCCATCGCGACCGATTCGGCAAGCGCTTCGGCGGCTGACGCCGGGGCGTCGGCGTCGGAACAGGCGTCGTCGCCGGCGTTCATGCCGACGCTCATGCCCGGCAAGGACGCGCTCGCCAGCGTCTCGGTCGATGCCGCCGGCGTGCCCACGCTCAAGGCGACCGTCGGCACCGACGAAGAGCGGCAGCACCTGATCGACGAGTTGTCGTCGAAACTGGGCGCGGACAAGTTCCACGCGAAAGTGACGGTCGATCCGGACACGAAGCCGTCCGCATGGATCGGCAAGCTGGACAAGCTCTTGCCCGTCTTCACGCTGCCCGGCGCGAGCGTGCAGATTACCGGCGACACGATTCAGCTCGATGGCGCCGCCGCCGACGCAAAGCTCGGCTGGATGGACAAGCTCAAGGCGCTGTTCGGCGCGGGCTGGAGCGTCGGGAAGGCGCCTGTTCGCGAAGGCGCGGCCTCGGCTTCGGCTTCGGCGCCGGCCTCGGCTTCTACGCCCGCTTCCGTGGCTTCCGTTTCGGCGAATTCGATGGGATGCGAGGCCCCCGCCATCGCCCGCATGCTCAACCTGAAGCCGATCAATTTCCGCACCGGCTCGAACACGCCGCCCGCCGCTGCCATGGCGGCGCTGGCGAAGTCGGCGGAAACGCTCAAGGAATGCGATGCGCGCGCCACGCCGATCAAGCTGCAGATCGCCGGCTATTCGGACAACACCGGTGAAGCGGCGCTCAACGTGCAGTTGTCGAAGAAGCGCGCGGAGTCCGTGCGCGCTTATCTCGTGAAGCACGGCATTCCGGCGAACTCGCTCACGGCCGTAGGCTTCGGCGAAGCGCATCCGATCGCGGACAATGCCACGCCGGCGGGACGCATGGCGAACCGCCGCATCGAGTTCAAGCAACTGAACTGA
- a CDS encoding LysR family transcriptional regulator encodes MELRALRYFVEVVKQKSFTAAAEHMFVTQPTISKMVKALEDEVGSPLLLREGRQMVLTDVGQIVYQRGVDVLAAHARLEAELNDLGTLGRGTLTIGIPPMGGSLFTPAIAAFRQRYPKVELKLFERGSKAIEAALIDGELELGGVLQPVDAQVFDVLPVSRQLLWLVAQKGSRWEDAREVPLADLAAEPFVFYGESLALNDVVLGACREAGFSPTIVGRSGHWDFMAALVQAGVGIALLPAPYCRRLDAGAFTCRPVVAPEIHWDMALGWRRNGYLSHAARAWIDVAREVLPGNLDQDFMAEGFARSRRRDAGG; translated from the coding sequence ATGGAACTGCGCGCGCTGCGCTATTTCGTCGAAGTCGTGAAGCAGAAGAGCTTCACGGCCGCCGCCGAACACATGTTCGTCACGCAGCCGACCATCAGCAAGATGGTGAAGGCACTGGAAGACGAAGTCGGTTCGCCGCTGCTGTTGCGCGAAGGCCGGCAAATGGTCCTGACCGATGTCGGGCAGATCGTCTATCAGCGTGGCGTCGATGTCCTCGCGGCGCACGCGCGGCTCGAAGCGGAACTGAACGACCTTGGCACGCTCGGGCGCGGCACGCTCACCATCGGCATTCCGCCGATGGGCGGATCGCTCTTCACGCCCGCCATCGCCGCGTTCCGGCAGCGGTATCCGAAGGTGGAACTGAAGCTCTTCGAACGCGGCTCGAAGGCGATCGAGGCCGCGCTGATCGACGGCGAACTCGAACTCGGCGGCGTGCTCCAGCCTGTCGATGCGCAAGTGTTCGACGTGCTGCCCGTCAGCCGCCAGCTTCTATGGCTCGTCGCGCAGAAAGGTTCGCGCTGGGAGGATGCGCGCGAGGTGCCGCTCGCGGATCTCGCCGCGGAGCCGTTCGTCTTTTATGGCGAGAGCCTCGCGCTGAACGATGTCGTGCTCGGCGCGTGCCGCGAAGCGGGCTTTTCGCCGACGATCGTCGGGCGCAGCGGACACTGGGATTTCATGGCGGCGCTGGTGCAGGCGGGCGTCGGAATTGCGCTCCTGCCCGCGCCGTATTGCCGTCGGCTGGATGCGGGCGCGTTCACCTGCCGGCCGGTCGTCGCGCCGGAGATTCACTGGGACATGGCGCTCGGCTGGCGGCGCAATGGGTATCTGTCGCACGCGGCGCGCGCGTGGATCGATGTCGCGCGGGAAGTGCTGCCCGGCAATCTGGATCAGGACTTCATGGCCGAGGGCTTCGCGCGCTCGCGCCGCCGCGACGCGGGCGGCTGA
- a CDS encoding CidA/LrgA family protein has product MSAVLSNQTPFSARVALSRLARVAVQSAGIAGIWFVSDFVARKLALPVPGGVVGLVALLALLLTGGIAPRWVKAGADWLLADMLLFFIPAAVAAVQYGGLFMEEGWRLALVVVAGTLMVMVAVAFAVDRAARLERRLALRRALVARHAARA; this is encoded by the coding sequence ATGTCCGCCGTTCTCTCGAATCAAACGCCGTTCAGCGCCCGCGTCGCCCTGAGCCGTCTTGCGCGCGTCGCGGTTCAGTCGGCGGGCATCGCCGGAATCTGGTTCGTGTCCGACTTCGTCGCGCGCAAGCTCGCGTTGCCGGTTCCGGGCGGCGTGGTCGGTCTCGTCGCCCTGCTTGCGCTGTTGCTGACCGGCGGCATCGCGCCGCGCTGGGTCAAGGCAGGCGCGGACTGGCTGCTCGCCGACATGCTGCTGTTCTTCATCCCGGCCGCCGTCGCCGCGGTGCAGTACGGCGGCCTTTTCATGGAGGAGGGCTGGCGGCTCGCGCTGGTCGTCGTCGCGGGAACGCTGATGGTGATGGTCGCCGTCGCGTTCGCCGTCGATCGCGCCGCGCGCCTCGAACGCCGTCTCGCGCTGCGCCGCGCACTCGTCGCGCGTCACGCCGCTCGCGCGTGA